A genomic stretch from Nitrospira defluvii includes:
- a CDS encoding DEAD/DEAH box helicase — translation MQTPAGWTAPKMDHADHHSTLVPMIESFRQAIADELRARQPLSDTDSFTFPIRNGRLQHRAGRTSYFLFDCQPIPDHILEDAHPSLLANDQRHPCRVVGFSIDGLALALDTELQAEIPQAHLTFDSIKLLQALDKRLVQILRQQADFNTALSLKAFQPDAVPRLVDSAGISAPPCLNTEQAAAFARALQDDLLFVLGPPGTGKSELISALAQAFLHLGQRILICSPTNTAIDHILDLVLDKVLDCPRGTIVRVGTASPDSSERSQTTNLEALVLDQMTAIEATVEPLRKQLSALEADLPGLESLLQHTLQISICQRTVAELQQRHDLLVGYEERLLSAIARVRSELEEAHHRLASLRALPFVFRLLKRRQIAQTEQFILEETPEQARRYAALRMLEQDLRQSRRLIQDAQARERAAREHLPFSADNFTLDELELLVRVTQHTIRELRQTVTDGERRIAEIERTIINRSRIIATTLTRTYASKLLSPERFDVVILDEASMGLPPAVFAASCLATKKLIIVGDYLQLPPITVAKTEHTKAWLARDIYQIAQITSGRDQRVVSLATQYRMHPDIARVAARLYARAGLAYHSAAHMGAARRPLTAYAPAPGQPLIVLDTAGADPVTKRDRRGSPYNLYHAMLAVRLAMQTVSTPGEAPSVSIIAPYRAQVHLIERLLRLQGLADLVQAGTVHRFQGRQSDVVIFDTVTTANIARTMLGWVHEDAAPHKLINVAITRAKGKLILIGHAGALEELQRSPEPLLWDFLQLAREYGVIVPATSLLAAVPDIHLDSTAQTDQLLSEVLARSRTHRQPLHLIEASPAAVSVS, via the coding sequence ATGCAGACTCCGGCAGGATGGACCGCTCCCAAAATGGACCATGCGGACCATCACTCCACCCTCGTCCCTATGATTGAATCCTTTCGCCAGGCCATCGCAGATGAGCTGCGGGCTCGGCAACCTCTGAGCGATACGGACAGCTTCACCTTCCCAATCCGCAACGGCCGCCTCCAACACCGTGCTGGGCGAACCTCCTATTTCCTCTTCGACTGCCAGCCGATTCCTGACCACATTCTGGAGGACGCCCATCCTTCTCTCCTAGCGAACGACCAGCGTCATCCTTGCCGAGTCGTTGGATTCTCGATCGATGGCCTCGCACTGGCGCTGGATACAGAACTGCAGGCGGAAATCCCCCAAGCGCATCTCACCTTTGACTCCATCAAGCTCTTGCAGGCCCTCGACAAACGACTGGTCCAGATCCTGCGGCAGCAGGCCGACTTCAACACCGCACTCAGCCTCAAGGCCTTCCAGCCCGATGCCGTCCCCAGACTCGTGGATTCCGCGGGAATTTCCGCACCCCCCTGCCTGAATACAGAACAAGCCGCAGCCTTCGCACGCGCGCTGCAGGACGACCTCCTGTTCGTCCTCGGTCCTCCGGGAACCGGGAAAAGCGAGTTGATCAGTGCCCTTGCTCAGGCTTTCCTGCATCTTGGGCAGCGGATCTTGATCTGCTCTCCGACGAACACCGCCATCGATCACATCCTCGACCTTGTGCTCGATAAGGTGCTGGATTGTCCCCGCGGAACGATCGTTCGCGTAGGAACTGCAAGCCCTGATAGCTCCGAGCGAAGCCAAACGACCAATCTTGAGGCCCTGGTACTGGACCAGATGACCGCTATCGAAGCAACCGTTGAGCCTCTACGGAAGCAACTCAGCGCCCTGGAAGCCGACCTGCCCGGGCTTGAAAGCCTGCTCCAGCATACTCTGCAGATCAGCATCTGCCAGCGCACCGTCGCCGAGCTGCAGCAACGGCATGATCTGCTCGTCGGCTATGAGGAGCGGCTCCTCAGCGCGATCGCAAGGGTTCGAAGCGAGTTGGAAGAGGCCCACCACCGCCTGGCGTCCCTGCGGGCCCTGCCCTTTGTGTTCCGGCTACTGAAGCGACGGCAGATCGCGCAGACGGAACAATTCATTCTGGAAGAAACTCCCGAGCAAGCCAGGCGCTATGCGGCCCTCCGGATGCTCGAACAGGATCTCCGCCAATCACGGCGACTCATCCAGGACGCTCAGGCACGGGAGCGAGCAGCCAGAGAGCACCTCCCCTTTTCAGCGGACAACTTCACCCTTGATGAACTCGAACTGCTGGTCCGCGTCACGCAGCACACAATCCGCGAGCTCCGGCAAACCGTCACTGATGGAGAGCGGCGCATTGCGGAGATCGAACGCACGATCATCAACCGAAGCCGGATCATTGCGACCACCTTGACCCGGACCTATGCCTCCAAATTGCTTAGTCCCGAGCGGTTCGACGTCGTGATCCTGGATGAGGCGAGTATGGGCTTGCCGCCCGCCGTCTTTGCCGCCTCGTGTCTCGCAACCAAGAAGCTGATCATCGTCGGCGACTATCTCCAATTGCCCCCAATCACAGTAGCCAAGACCGAGCACACCAAAGCGTGGCTCGCGAGGGATATTTATCAGATCGCGCAGATCACGTCCGGACGGGATCAGCGGGTCGTGTCGCTCGCCACCCAGTACCGGATGCATCCAGATATCGCACGGGTTGCCGCGCGCCTGTATGCCCGCGCCGGCCTCGCATATCACTCGGCCGCCCACATGGGGGCAGCCCGTCGGCCCTTGACGGCCTATGCGCCCGCTCCTGGTCAGCCCTTGATCGTCTTGGACACGGCCGGCGCCGATCCCGTGACCAAACGGGACCGCAGAGGGTCGCCCTATAACCTGTACCACGCCATGCTCGCTGTGCGGCTTGCCATGCAAACCGTCTCGACCCCGGGTGAGGCGCCATCCGTCAGCATCATCGCGCCCTATCGCGCCCAGGTCCATCTGATCGAACGATTGCTCCGCCTTCAAGGGCTGGCAGATTTGGTTCAGGCCGGAACGGTCCACCGCTTCCAAGGACGCCAGAGCGATGTCGTCATCTTCGACACGGTCACGACGGCCAACATCGCACGGACCATGCTCGGGTGGGTGCACGAGGACGCAGCGCCGCACAAGCTCATCAACGTCGCGATCACGCGCGCGAAAGGAAAGCTCATCCTCATCGGCCACGCCGGGGCGCTCGAAGAACTCCAACGGAGTCCCGAACCGCTGCTCTGGGACTTTCTTCAACTGGCCCGGGAATACGGCGTCATCGTGCCCGCGACATCGCTGCTCGCAGCGGTCCCGGATATCCACTTGGATTCCACCGCACAAACAGATCAATTGCTTTCGGAGGTGCTGGCGCGCTCACGCACTCACAGGCAACCCCTGCACCTGATCGAGGCATCTCCTGCGGCAGTGTCGGTTTCCTAA